From Novipirellula galeiformis, the proteins below share one genomic window:
- a CDS encoding YhaN family protein yields the protein MIIERLDLKAFGRFTDTSIQLPDGPRRLHIIYGPNESGKSTSLRAITSLLYGMSKRAEDNYIHPTGKIRVGGKLSDGNGNVLECLRRRGNKATLRDADDNETIDDAVLDAMLGGVDREAFEHRFGLSHEELVRGGQAILEGEGDLGEILFAAGAGVSQLKTVQSQLDDLAGKLFVAGGTRGAINQLSREIAEKRKELELAKIPPSDFNDLKDELDRECQRVDELQNGVKEAAVALSKLRAVKSALPLIPQWHSLLQKLDELADAPRLDDAFSERRRTVDTHHEISLRQTRSLSTRVDELSKQLKSLGDDSAILVHEAQIDSLFQRLGAREEARTQRTNLQRTRKNLDRRMVEALQELSVEIVSQEEQAVTDEIDSSLKKLRFVDSVRTKLNDLAQQYAVIAKQRDDADESLRSLTKRLAEADEQEKETIVPDDPYSISQLIESVGSPDSVLSNLAQQKSDVKQLHNRCEQLARKLDTFCSPIVSSGDTTAASFADSLHDTAKLRLPVESAIESAVQNLEKREKQLAAVTQQWKQLDTTERESQQRLDAVQSVTMLPSEEQLGEARERRDAIFCDVIAANQAGTLDTKTLTQLQAEIRKADTLVDAMRSHHEQLHLQSSIEEELKKVADQKTLCQTNGEAAKAAFQEAQQQWQSLWEASGVTPTTPDRMYRWITEHAQLVETTVRLDEAQERVGQLEERIAASCKRLNHAIESAVVDKPVLVGHDEPSLFDQIDANDFSSLYDDAVNLRTTLHHARKRYDEQLKQHDMMREELPRLQTQLESRQRDYDTWHTDWTTATSALAESVDRTPAVVLEKITQIDALCAQKRERDILAHRIRSMLEDDKTYQKDVARLAAELGVKIEEKEGDVSDAFSTVKQLYNRLQNERAASQQRGVLATQLASTEKQLETAEQQVTEAEVAIQKLCEEAGCDAAEHLVEVEQRSKQRQQFEQSKQAIEEQLRMLSGTVELEAFAEEVAEHQPELVQIEIEKVEADLADNQDSLSEAQQTVGALRLRLKQIDGSDRASELSQSIQFLTGKMENAIEEFARVKVAAMMLRQAIEHYRQENQGPVLQLASTIFQQLTRDEYDSLKVDFDSRGKVMLFGTRTRSGEPDVPANAMSTGTADALYLALRLASIDHQLTRGTALPLVVDDCLVQLDDDRACAAITALSELSARTQVIMFTHHEHLVDLAEKTLKTGEFHVHRLDAECLA from the coding sequence CGACGATGCGGTTCTCGACGCGATGCTCGGTGGCGTCGATCGCGAGGCGTTTGAACATCGCTTTGGTTTGTCGCACGAGGAACTCGTTCGCGGCGGACAAGCCATCCTCGAGGGCGAAGGAGACCTAGGTGAAATTCTGTTCGCCGCCGGAGCAGGGGTGAGCCAACTAAAAACCGTGCAATCTCAACTCGATGACTTGGCGGGCAAGCTGTTTGTCGCGGGCGGCACGCGAGGGGCGATCAATCAATTGTCTCGCGAAATCGCTGAAAAACGAAAAGAGTTAGAGCTAGCGAAAATCCCTCCGAGCGACTTCAACGATCTCAAAGACGAATTGGATCGAGAGTGCCAACGCGTTGACGAGTTGCAGAACGGTGTCAAAGAAGCGGCGGTCGCATTGTCGAAACTGCGAGCCGTCAAAAGCGCATTGCCGTTGATCCCACAGTGGCATTCGTTGCTTCAGAAGCTGGACGAACTTGCCGATGCGCCGCGGCTTGACGATGCCTTTAGCGAACGACGCCGCACCGTCGACACTCATCACGAAATCTCGCTGCGGCAAACGCGTTCGCTCAGCACCCGCGTGGATGAATTGAGCAAGCAGCTGAAAAGCCTCGGAGACGACTCGGCGATTTTGGTTCACGAAGCCCAAATCGATTCGCTGTTTCAGCGTCTCGGTGCACGTGAAGAGGCACGGACTCAGCGTACGAATCTGCAACGCACTCGCAAAAACCTCGATCGCCGCATGGTCGAAGCGTTACAAGAGCTTTCGGTCGAAATCGTCTCGCAAGAAGAGCAGGCGGTTACCGATGAAATCGATTCGTCGCTAAAGAAACTGCGGTTTGTCGATTCGGTGCGAACCAAGCTCAACGATCTGGCACAGCAATACGCGGTGATTGCCAAACAGCGGGACGACGCCGATGAAAGCCTCCGTTCGCTTACCAAACGGCTTGCTGAAGCCGATGAACAAGAAAAAGAGACGATCGTTCCGGACGATCCCTACTCGATCAGCCAATTGATCGAGTCGGTGGGTTCTCCCGATTCGGTGCTGTCGAATTTGGCTCAGCAGAAATCGGACGTCAAACAACTTCACAATCGCTGTGAACAACTCGCTCGAAAATTGGACACGTTCTGCAGCCCGATCGTGTCGTCCGGCGACACCACTGCGGCTTCGTTTGCAGATTCGTTGCATGACACCGCAAAGTTGCGATTGCCAGTCGAATCGGCAATCGAATCGGCCGTCCAAAATCTTGAAAAACGAGAAAAGCAACTTGCCGCCGTAACACAGCAGTGGAAGCAACTCGACACGACCGAGCGAGAATCGCAACAACGACTCGACGCAGTCCAGTCTGTCACGATGCTGCCGAGCGAGGAACAATTGGGCGAGGCTCGTGAACGTCGCGATGCGATTTTCTGCGACGTGATCGCCGCGAACCAAGCGGGGACCCTCGACACCAAAACGCTGACGCAGCTGCAAGCGGAAATCCGCAAAGCAGATACGTTGGTCGATGCGATGCGATCTCATCACGAACAACTGCATCTGCAGAGCTCGATCGAAGAAGAGCTAAAAAAGGTTGCCGACCAAAAAACGCTTTGCCAAACAAACGGCGAGGCAGCGAAAGCCGCGTTCCAAGAGGCCCAGCAACAATGGCAATCATTGTGGGAAGCCTCGGGCGTCACCCCCACCACGCCTGACCGGATGTATCGCTGGATCACCGAGCATGCCCAATTGGTTGAAACCACCGTCCGGCTTGACGAAGCCCAAGAACGTGTGGGGCAACTCGAGGAACGCATTGCCGCCTCGTGCAAACGACTCAATCACGCGATCGAATCGGCCGTCGTCGACAAACCTGTGTTGGTCGGCCATGACGAACCGAGCCTGTTTGATCAGATCGATGCGAATGATTTTTCGTCGCTGTACGATGACGCGGTGAATCTTCGCACGACGCTGCATCATGCTCGAAAACGTTACGACGAACAATTGAAACAACATGACATGATGCGCGAAGAGTTGCCGAGATTGCAAACGCAACTCGAATCGCGTCAACGCGACTACGACACATGGCATACCGATTGGACCACCGCCACGTCGGCACTGGCCGAGTCGGTGGACCGCACGCCGGCGGTGGTTTTGGAAAAGATCACGCAAATCGACGCTTTGTGTGCTCAGAAACGCGAACGCGATATTTTGGCCCACCGCATTCGATCGATGCTCGAAGACGACAAGACCTACCAAAAAGACGTCGCACGCCTGGCCGCCGAATTGGGCGTCAAGATCGAGGAAAAGGAAGGGGACGTCAGCGACGCCTTCAGCACCGTCAAGCAGCTATACAATCGATTACAAAACGAGCGTGCCGCGTCACAACAACGCGGTGTTTTGGCCACGCAACTTGCTTCCACAGAAAAGCAACTTGAAACTGCCGAGCAACAGGTGACCGAGGCCGAAGTCGCGATTCAAAAGCTGTGCGAAGAAGCTGGCTGCGACGCGGCGGAACACTTAGTCGAAGTCGAGCAGCGTTCCAAACAGCGACAACAGTTCGAGCAATCCAAGCAAGCGATCGAAGAACAATTGCGGATGCTTTCGGGTACTGTCGAGCTCGAAGCGTTCGCCGAAGAGGTCGCCGAGCACCAGCCTGAATTGGTACAAATTGAAATTGAAAAGGTCGAAGCAGATCTTGCCGATAATCAAGACTCGCTCTCTGAAGCCCAGCAAACGGTCGGTGCGTTGCGACTGCGGCTGAAACAAATCGATGGCAGCGATCGAGCTTCGGAACTTTCGCAATCGATTCAATTCCTGACGGGGAAAATGGAGAACGCAATCGAAGAGTTCGCTCGCGTGAAGGTTGCCGCGATGATGCTGCGACAAGCAATCGAGCATTACCGACAAGAGAACCAAGGGCCGGTACTGCAACTTGCTTCGACGATCTTTCAACAACTGACACGAGACGAATATGACTCGTTAAAAGTCGACTTTGACTCACGCGGAAAGGTGATGTTGTTCGGAACTCGCACGCGTAGCGGCGAACCCGATGTGCCAGCCAACGCCATGAGTACGGGGACAGCCGACGCGTTGTACTTGGCTCTGCGATTGGCTTCGATCGATCATCAATTGACTCGCGGTACCGCGTTGCCGTTGGTAGTCGACGACTGCTTGGTGCAACTTGATGATGACCGAGCGTGCGCCGCAATCACGGCCTTGTCCGAATTATCCGCACGCACGCAAGTGATCATGTTTACCCATCACGAGCATTTGGTGGACTTGGCCGAAAAAACGCTCAAGACGGGCGAGTTTCATGTTCACCGCTTGGATGCGGAATGTTTAGCCTGA
- a CDS encoding GMC family oxidoreductase N-terminal domain-containing protein, producing MLDFSSLDAFSRRDILKGSLAAGFLPFGLGGNNNHPDCPIQTIREKRFPALVAIIHAQIDSLWCGHQGDDACQVAREVLIYAEHLPPRLQLGLNVALLWLNLYSVKHTGRQLHKLCPHQLRRLLNQGETPCDKHGPPRIEWTDDHLLHTAIGGVTMLGRLVIHSRQPARQLIGGGWSPQCEKPEFLVTMDAPPLADLNNHYDVCIIGSGAGGATTASRLTAAGLRVLILDVGDFVSPDALIQKIPQDDGSIKLSPPRSDQVLYRLYKDGAGQIAGGLGNVHSKLQLAIPSMRKKIPPKQTVNVCQARVFGGGPYVNNAIHLPIIESVYESWGDRRPTGVDYAQFSELMTSVCDELGVNTEVTKSQISDRSMRFAEGCIALGEDVQPLPVAMRRECLGCGSDNSVDSFGDHIGGIHPYKAGEPNSFLTQSMNNPVPAEVSYRTEGKRLRIRRDEAGALRVDGIDVCHRSESGCHTHTTISANEFVVAAGIGETNKLLSHSLSCAGLRNQHLGKRLTANIGTALYAMFDKPIWPSDSTRPEPGVTQCFLVDRRNIMENGKMVEEPALENWFHFPGTVALALTGWFKEFACVMRKFNHLSMSGIVVPTKVRCSNYVDSCGDFHLEFDCDEFEMLLRGLRRVARIYFAAAKPDDGVSLHLPTKSILMRCGRPLRIRNMDDFEWGLSEIRRRGPAFVNLLTTHPQGGASLGDVVNPTTFQMMTDCGEAIENLTVADTSIFPAGCDINPQLTLKALATLAAQQIIQRSSATLPQPTPALAQS from the coding sequence ATGCTAGATTTTTCTTCATTGGACGCGTTTTCGCGCCGAGATATTCTCAAGGGTTCTTTGGCTGCGGGTTTTCTACCGTTTGGCCTGGGCGGGAATAATAATCATCCCGATTGTCCAATCCAAACGATTCGCGAGAAACGTTTTCCTGCGCTCGTTGCGATCATCCATGCGCAAATTGATTCGCTGTGGTGCGGACATCAAGGCGATGACGCCTGTCAAGTCGCTCGTGAAGTGTTGATCTATGCCGAACATCTGCCCCCGCGTTTGCAACTCGGACTGAACGTTGCCCTTTTGTGGTTGAACCTATACAGCGTCAAGCACACCGGCCGTCAACTGCACAAACTTTGCCCTCACCAACTTCGCCGATTGCTCAATCAAGGGGAAACCCCGTGCGATAAACACGGCCCACCTCGCATCGAGTGGACCGACGACCATCTGCTGCATACCGCTATCGGCGGCGTCACGATGCTGGGACGATTGGTGATCCATTCGCGTCAACCGGCACGTCAATTGATCGGCGGCGGATGGTCACCTCAGTGCGAGAAGCCTGAGTTTTTAGTGACGATGGACGCGCCACCATTGGCGGATCTGAACAACCACTACGACGTCTGTATCATCGGCAGCGGGGCGGGCGGAGCAACCACCGCCAGCCGATTGACCGCTGCGGGGCTGCGAGTGCTGATTCTTGACGTCGGTGACTTTGTCAGCCCCGATGCATTGATCCAAAAGATCCCTCAAGACGATGGCAGCATCAAACTGTCGCCGCCACGCAGCGACCAAGTTCTCTATCGACTTTACAAAGACGGCGCCGGTCAAATCGCCGGTGGGTTAGGGAATGTTCATTCGAAATTGCAGCTCGCCATCCCGTCGATGCGAAAGAAGATTCCGCCTAAGCAAACCGTCAACGTCTGCCAAGCACGCGTGTTTGGTGGCGGCCCCTACGTCAACAATGCGATTCACTTGCCGATCATCGAATCGGTCTATGAATCGTGGGGCGATCGTCGCCCCACGGGTGTCGACTACGCTCAGTTCTCTGAATTGATGACGTCGGTCTGTGACGAGCTTGGCGTCAACACCGAGGTCACCAAGTCTCAGATCAGCGATCGCAGTATGCGGTTTGCCGAAGGATGCATCGCGCTCGGCGAAGATGTCCAACCGTTGCCCGTGGCGATGCGGCGTGAGTGCTTGGGCTGCGGCAGCGACAATTCCGTCGACAGTTTCGGGGATCACATCGGCGGCATTCATCCTTACAAGGCAGGCGAACCCAATAGCTTCCTGACTCAGTCGATGAACAATCCGGTTCCCGCCGAAGTGTCTTACCGAACCGAAGGCAAGCGTCTGAGAATTCGTCGCGATGAAGCGGGAGCACTGCGAGTCGACGGCATCGACGTATGCCACCGCAGTGAATCGGGATGCCATACTCACACCACGATTTCGGCCAACGAATTTGTCGTCGCTGCAGGGATTGGTGAAACGAACAAATTGCTGAGCCACAGCTTGTCGTGTGCGGGACTGAGAAACCAACATCTCGGTAAACGATTGACGGCGAACATCGGAACGGCACTGTACGCAATGTTTGACAAGCCGATTTGGCCATCCGATAGCACTCGCCCTGAACCGGGCGTGACTCAGTGTTTCTTGGTCGATCGCCGCAACATCATGGAAAACGGCAAGATGGTCGAGGAACCTGCGTTAGAAAACTGGTTCCACTTCCCCGGCACAGTCGCGTTGGCGTTAACGGGATGGTTCAAAGAGTTCGCCTGCGTGATGCGCAAGTTCAACCACCTGTCGATGTCGGGCATTGTCGTTCCCACCAAAGTCCGCTGCAGCAACTACGTGGACTCATGTGGCGATTTCCATCTCGAATTCGACTGTGACGAATTTGAAATGCTGCTGCGTGGTTTACGGCGTGTCGCACGGATCTATTTCGCGGCGGCCAAACCCGATGACGGCGTCTCGCTGCATCTGCCTACCAAATCGATCCTGATGCGTTGCGGTCGTCCGCTACGAATCCGAAACATGGATGACTTTGAGTGGGGGCTGAGCGAAATTCGCCGTCGTGGTCCTGCGTTCGTCAATCTGTTAACCACGCATCCACAAGGCGGTGCGTCGTTGGGCGACGTGGTCAATCCCACGACCTTCCAAATGATGACCGACTGTGGCGAAGCGATTGAGAACTTGACGGTCGCCGACACCTCGATCTTCCCCGCCGGTTGCGATATCAATCCGCAACTGACGCTGAAGGCACTCGCGACGTTGGCTGCACAGCAAATCATTCAACGCTCGTCGGCCACGTTGCCGCAGCCGACTCCAGCTTTGGCACAGTCGTAA